A portion of the Edaphobacter lichenicola genome contains these proteins:
- a CDS encoding M20/M25/M40 family metallo-hydrolase, with protein MGRFAAVLTGAALFAALPGFAQFNSPDAPSLPSMPAVAGPLAAKYKADADKILKASETDDDGYVALTYLCDHIGKRLSGTPQLNTAVEWGAELMRKAGLQNVTVQPVMVPRWVRGSESAAIVGPVTKPLHMLGLGMSVGTPKDGITAGVVFVPSFAALDAMTPEQVKGKIVVFNPGWHGYGVNVAYRALGPSKAAAKGAVGVLVRSATGLAMQTPHTGALRYDEKVTKIPAAAISVEDALMIERLAKEGPVTVHLQMDAHMEADVRAGNVMGEIVGSEHPEQVVSIGGHIDSWDVGQGAQDDGAGIMGAFQAVTLIHKLGLKPKRTIRLVFWVNEENGEAGGRAYRKLVGDKISDQVAAIEMDEGAEKPLGMGFGGFAFMMPGAPAFDVNKLSADERRSFEVLQDIASLLGPIGADTVSPGGGGSDIEAITDEGVPSLSPRTDAVHYFDWHHTEADTLDKVDPVELRKNAAMLAVVAYVLADMDGRLVGTKASPR; from the coding sequence ATGGGACGTTTTGCCGCTGTGTTGACGGGGGCTGCGCTGTTTGCTGCTCTGCCTGGCTTTGCGCAGTTTAACTCTCCGGATGCGCCGTCATTGCCGTCGATGCCCGCTGTTGCGGGTCCGCTCGCGGCGAAGTACAAGGCCGACGCGGACAAGATTCTGAAGGCCAGTGAGACCGATGACGATGGCTATGTCGCGTTGACGTACCTGTGCGACCACATCGGCAAGCGATTGAGTGGAACTCCGCAGTTGAATACCGCAGTGGAGTGGGGCGCGGAGTTGATGCGGAAGGCGGGGCTGCAGAATGTGACGGTGCAACCGGTGATGGTTCCGCGATGGGTGAGGGGGAGTGAGTCGGCTGCGATTGTGGGGCCGGTAACGAAGCCGCTGCATATGTTGGGGCTGGGGATGAGCGTGGGGACTCCGAAGGATGGGATTACTGCGGGGGTGGTGTTTGTGCCGAGCTTCGCGGCGCTGGATGCGATGACGCCGGAGCAGGTGAAGGGAAAGATCGTGGTATTCAATCCCGGCTGGCACGGCTATGGAGTGAACGTTGCGTATCGGGCGCTCGGTCCGTCAAAGGCGGCGGCTAAGGGCGCTGTTGGCGTGTTAGTGCGGTCGGCGACGGGGCTGGCGATGCAGACGCCCCATACGGGCGCGCTCCGTTACGACGAGAAGGTGACGAAGATACCGGCGGCTGCGATCTCGGTGGAGGATGCGCTGATGATCGAGCGGTTGGCGAAGGAAGGGCCGGTGACGGTGCATCTGCAGATGGACGCTCATATGGAGGCCGATGTGCGGGCTGGCAATGTGATGGGCGAGATTGTCGGGAGCGAACATCCGGAGCAGGTGGTGTCGATTGGTGGGCACATCGACTCGTGGGATGTGGGGCAAGGAGCGCAGGATGATGGTGCGGGAATTATGGGGGCGTTTCAGGCGGTGACGTTGATCCATAAGCTGGGGCTGAAGCCGAAGCGCACGATCCGGCTGGTGTTCTGGGTGAATGAGGAGAATGGCGAAGCTGGCGGGAGAGCGTATCGCAAGCTGGTTGGCGACAAGATCAGCGATCAAGTGGCGGCGATTGAGATGGATGAAGGAGCGGAGAAGCCGCTTGGTATGGGTTTTGGCGGCTTTGCGTTCATGATGCCTGGAGCTCCAGCGTTCGATGTGAACAAACTTTCGGCGGATGAGAGGCGGTCGTTCGAGGTGTTGCAGGATATTGCGTCTTTGTTGGGGCCGATTGGAGCGGATACGGTGTCGCCGGGTGGGGGTGGATCGGATATCGAGGCGATTACGGATGAGGGTGTTCCGTCGTTGAGTCCGCGGACGGACGCTGTGCACTACTTCGACTGGCACCATACCGAGGCGGATACGCTGGACAAGGTTGATCCGGTGGAGTTGCGGAAGAATGCGGCGATGCTGGCGGTTGTGGCGTATGTGCTGGCGGATATGGATGGCCGGTTGGTGGGGACGAAGGCGTCTCCGAGGTAG
- a CDS encoding alpha-amylase family glycosyl hydrolase: protein MPLFMPTPRRLLSLCLACAAVFPPFALPQTLARPGWVGSGITTDLWWKHAVIYQVNPANFNPDNGSGIHGVTQRLDYIHSLGTDALLLTTIQPDPAHAQTIDPALGTLDDLDDLIREASRRHIRVILDLDPAISFTDLPNVARFWLNRGIAGFHVSGTDDNAHAQASTLRKATGSYLGQRIVIADADPTLTPDLRQRTYRPPNPQFPQLVLDTRPGTSTTLNATIIRPAIETLQDILQAGHSLPLLATDGPTYKRSMSRYGDGQHDLAIAKLIATLLFTTRAESLLFYGQELGVRSPAAPDAAAPLINWEEAPSEKKETDKSAAPPETTTPNAALEDADPNSLLNWYRQLSSLHHGNATLNSGSLITINRDDQNVLVMVRKPQTVTAISPVLVILLNLTAQPVPLSLKGDITRLHLRGSFLRTVLRSDDNMGTMHLESMTLPPYTAYIGELHY from the coding sequence ATGCCTCTATTCATGCCGACTCCCCGCCGACTCCTCTCCCTTTGCCTCGCCTGCGCCGCTGTCTTTCCTCCTTTCGCGCTCCCTCAAACCCTCGCCCGCCCCGGCTGGGTCGGCTCCGGAATCACCACCGACCTCTGGTGGAAGCACGCCGTCATCTATCAGGTAAATCCTGCGAACTTCAACCCTGACAACGGCAGCGGCATCCACGGCGTCACGCAGCGCCTCGACTACATCCACTCCCTCGGCACCGACGCGCTCCTCCTCACCACCATCCAGCCCGACCCGGCCCACGCCCAGACGATCGACCCCGCCCTAGGCACACTCGACGATCTCGATGACCTCATCCGCGAGGCCAGCCGTCGTCACATCCGCGTCATTCTTGACCTCGATCCCGCTATCTCCTTTACCGACCTTCCCAACGTCGCACGCTTCTGGCTCAACCGCGGCATCGCTGGCTTCCACGTCAGTGGCACCGACGACAACGCGCACGCCCAGGCCTCCACACTTCGCAAAGCTACCGGCAGCTATCTCGGCCAGCGCATTGTCATCGCAGACGCCGACCCCACGCTTACACCCGATCTTCGCCAACGTACCTACAGACCACCCAATCCGCAGTTCCCGCAACTCGTCCTGGATACCCGTCCCGGCACCAGCACCACGCTCAACGCAACAATCATCCGCCCAGCCATCGAGACCCTGCAGGACATCTTGCAGGCCGGCCACAGCCTGCCTCTCCTCGCGACCGACGGCCCTACCTACAAACGCAGCATGAGCCGGTACGGCGACGGCCAACACGACCTTGCCATCGCCAAGCTCATCGCGACCCTCCTCTTCACCACCCGCGCCGAGTCCCTCCTCTTCTACGGTCAGGAGCTAGGCGTCCGCTCCCCTGCTGCACCTGACGCAGCAGCCCCACTGATCAACTGGGAAGAAGCTCCTTCGGAAAAAAAGGAAACGGATAAGTCAGCCGCACCACCCGAGACAACCACTCCGAACGCAGCACTGGAAGACGCCGACCCCAACTCCCTTCTCAACTGGTATCGCCAGCTCAGCTCCCTACATCATGGCAACGCCACGCTCAACTCCGGCTCACTGATCACCATCAACCGCGACGATCAAAACGTCCTGGTCATGGTCCGGAAGCCTCAAACGGTCACCGCCATCTCGCCCGTTCTCGTCATCCTCCTGAACCTCACCGCTCAACCGGTGCCACTCTCCCTCAAAGGTGACATCACACGCCTTCATCTGCGTGGCAGCTTCCTCCGCACCGTCCTCCGCTCCGACGACAACATGGGCACCATGCATCTCGAATCCATGACGCTTCCCCCGTACACCGCCTACATCGGCGAATTGCACTATTAA